A genomic segment from Halomonas sp. TA22 encodes:
- the mfd gene encoding transcription-repair coupling factor, whose amino-acid sequence MPHFSPLDPPRPSGIRDTLYWQSPEGSAAALALSRLALDAPLLVITADTAQAQRMENDLRFYSELPVMPFPDWEILPYDSFSPHQDIVSARLRTLRKLREATHGIVLVPINTLMQRLPPTDYIAGRVLTLEVGMMLDREGFRESLSRAGYRAVETVYEPGEYALRGALIDLFPMGSEAPLRIDLFDDEIDTLREFDPDTQRSRDKVEHIELLPAHEYSLSRSAIACFREGFETLFDVDPRQSPLYVDALKGIPSPGLEQYLPLFFEETATLFEHLADGTRVAMMPQVHEAAEHHWTAIQSRYENLGVDPTRPLLPPHRAFVPVSEVFAALKRHPRIALVEDRDHAHAKVPATRPVAKVAINARAQRPTASLERFLGKHGQARVLFVAESRGRREALEEVLAPLRLSLPHVADWPSFVKGDQRLAITEGELGDGLCITDFKTSDLEASDERLTYAVITESELFGEVVRQSRRREKVTDDNELAVRHLSELHPGSPVVHQIHGVGRYLGLEKLEAGGQAAEFLALEYADNAKLYVPVDSLHFISRYAGASDELAPLHRLGSDQWDKARKKAAEKIRDTAAELLDVYARREARVGFACEFPPEEYGRFAGSFPFEETPDQRAAIHAVIQDMTSPRPMDRVVCGDVGFGKTEVAMRAAFLAVHSGRQVVVLVPTTLLAQQHYDNFRDRFADTAVQVELVSRFSAGKGQAESLKRIADGRADIVIGTHKLLSKSISFPNMGLLIIDEEHRFGVAQKERLKSLRAEVDILTLTATPIPRTLNMAMSGIRDLSIIATPPARRLSVKTFVQQRNESVLKEAILREVLRGGQVYYLHNEVKTIESSAQQVRELVPEARVGVAHGQLPERSLERVMSDFYHKRFNVLVCSTIIETGIDVPSANTIIIERADKFGLAQLHQLRGRVGRSHHQAYAYLLTPPPKAISRDAVKRLEAISQAEDLGAGFTLASHDMEIRGAGELLGDEQSGQMETIGYSLYMQMLDRAVKAIRAGKTPNIDAPLDQGVEVSLNLPALIPDDYMHDVQQRLIMYKRIASAEDEAALKELQVELIDRFGLLPAPVKTLMRQTRLRQRAERLGISRLEAGAERGRIIFASSTAVDPMTLVTLIQKDPQHYRLEGADTLRFELDMQDEETRFQALETLLERLNRKTEAA is encoded by the coding sequence ATGCCGCATTTTTCTCCGCTCGACCCGCCGCGCCCATCGGGTATCCGCGATACCCTCTATTGGCAAAGCCCCGAGGGCAGCGCTGCCGCCCTAGCGCTATCACGTCTCGCCCTCGATGCTCCGCTGCTGGTGATCACCGCGGATACCGCGCAGGCCCAGCGCATGGAGAACGACCTGCGCTTCTACAGCGAGCTGCCGGTGATGCCCTTCCCCGATTGGGAAATCCTGCCCTACGACAGCTTCTCGCCTCATCAGGACATCGTCTCGGCACGCCTGCGCACGCTGCGCAAGCTCAGGGAAGCCACCCACGGGATCGTGCTGGTACCAATCAATACGTTGATGCAACGCCTACCCCCCACCGACTATATCGCCGGGCGCGTCCTGACACTGGAAGTGGGCATGATGCTGGATCGTGAAGGTTTCCGTGAAAGCCTGTCGCGGGCCGGATATCGTGCTGTGGAGACCGTCTATGAACCGGGCGAATATGCGCTGCGCGGCGCACTGATCGATCTGTTTCCCATGGGCAGCGAGGCGCCGCTGCGCATCGACCTGTTCGACGACGAGATCGACACCCTTCGCGAATTCGACCCCGACACCCAGCGCTCCCGCGACAAAGTCGAGCACATCGAGCTGCTGCCCGCCCATGAGTACTCGCTATCGCGCTCGGCGATCGCCTGCTTCCGTGAAGGTTTCGAGACGCTGTTCGACGTCGATCCACGGCAGTCGCCGCTCTATGTGGATGCGCTGAAGGGCATTCCTTCGCCAGGCCTCGAACAGTACCTGCCGCTGTTCTTCGAAGAGACCGCCACCCTCTTCGAGCATCTCGCCGACGGCACGCGCGTCGCCATGATGCCTCAGGTGCACGAGGCCGCGGAGCATCACTGGACGGCCATCCAAAGCCGTTACGAGAATCTCGGCGTCGACCCGACACGCCCCCTACTCCCGCCTCATCGCGCCTTCGTACCGGTGTCAGAGGTGTTCGCCGCCCTCAAGCGTCACCCTCGCATAGCACTGGTCGAAGATCGCGACCATGCGCATGCCAAGGTTCCCGCCACGCGTCCGGTAGCAAAGGTTGCCATCAATGCGCGGGCACAACGTCCGACTGCCTCACTGGAGCGCTTTCTTGGCAAGCATGGCCAGGCACGCGTGCTGTTCGTTGCCGAGTCGCGCGGACGCAGGGAAGCCCTGGAAGAGGTGCTGGCTCCCCTTCGGCTGTCACTTCCCCATGTCGCGGACTGGCCAAGTTTCGTCAAGGGTGATCAGCGCCTGGCCATTACCGAAGGCGAGCTGGGTGATGGCCTCTGCATTACCGATTTCAAGACCAGCGATCTCGAGGCCAGCGATGAACGGCTCACCTACGCTGTCATCACCGAGAGCGAACTGTTCGGCGAGGTGGTACGACAAAGTCGGCGTCGTGAAAAGGTCACCGACGACAACGAACTCGCCGTACGCCACCTATCCGAGCTCCATCCGGGTTCGCCAGTGGTGCATCAAATCCATGGCGTGGGACGTTACCTGGGACTGGAAAAACTCGAGGCAGGCGGTCAGGCCGCAGAGTTTCTCGCGCTTGAGTATGCCGATAACGCCAAGCTCTACGTGCCCGTGGATAGCCTTCACTTCATCTCTCGTTATGCTGGCGCCAGCGACGAGCTGGCACCCCTGCATCGTCTCGGTTCCGATCAGTGGGACAAAGCGCGCAAAAAGGCCGCCGAGAAGATACGCGACACGGCCGCCGAACTTCTCGATGTCTATGCCCGGCGCGAAGCGCGGGTGGGGTTCGCCTGCGAATTCCCTCCCGAGGAGTATGGCCGTTTCGCCGGCAGCTTTCCCTTCGAGGAGACCCCGGATCAGCGCGCCGCCATCCATGCGGTGATCCAGGACATGACATCACCGCGCCCGATGGATCGCGTGGTGTGTGGCGATGTCGGTTTTGGCAAGACCGAGGTGGCGATGCGCGCCGCCTTCCTCGCCGTGCACTCGGGCCGTCAGGTGGTGGTGCTGGTGCCCACCACCTTGCTCGCCCAGCAACATTACGACAACTTCCGCGACCGTTTTGCCGATACCGCTGTACAGGTCGAGCTCGTCTCTCGCTTCTCCGCCGGCAAGGGGCAGGCGGAGAGCCTCAAGCGTATTGCCGATGGGCGTGCCGACATCGTGATCGGCACCCACAAGCTGCTCTCCAAGAGCATAAGCTTCCCCAATATGGGGCTACTGATCATCGACGAGGAGCACCGCTTCGGGGTGGCACAGAAGGAGCGACTAAAGAGTCTGCGTGCCGAGGTCGACATACTCACACTAACGGCCACACCGATACCGCGCACGTTGAACATGGCGATGAGCGGCATTCGCGATCTGTCGATCATCGCTACCCCTCCGGCTCGCCGCCTGTCGGTCAAGACCTTCGTTCAGCAGCGCAACGAGTCGGTACTCAAGGAGGCGATTCTGCGCGAGGTACTGCGCGGCGGACAGGTATACTACCTGCACAACGAGGTCAAGACCATCGAGAGCAGTGCTCAGCAGGTACGCGAGCTGGTGCCCGAAGCGCGGGTGGGGGTGGCACATGGGCAACTGCCGGAGCGCTCGCTCGAGCGTGTGATGTCTGACTTCTATCACAAGCGCTTCAACGTGCTGGTGTGTTCGACCATCATCGAGACGGGCATCGACGTCCCGAGCGCCAACACCATCATCATCGAGCGTGCCGACAAGTTCGGACTGGCCCAGCTGCACCAGCTGCGGGGTCGAGTGGGACGCAGCCACCATCAGGCTTACGCCTACCTGCTCACGCCTCCACCCAAGGCGATCAGTCGCGACGCCGTCAAGCGACTGGAGGCGATCAGCCAGGCCGAGGACCTTGGCGCAGGCTTTACGCTTGCCAGCCATGACATGGAAATTCGCGGCGCCGGGGAGCTGCTCGGCGACGAGCAGAGCGGCCAGATGGAAACCATCGGCTATAGTTTGTACATGCAGATGCTTGATCGTGCGGTCAAGGCCATCCGGGCCGGCAAGACCCCCAATATCGATGCGCCGCTCGACCAGGGGGTGGAAGTCAGCCTGAATTTGCCGGCCTTGATACCGGACGACTACATGCACGATGTGCAGCAACGTCTGATCATGTATAAACGCATTGCCAGCGCAGAGGATGAAGCGGCCCTGAAGGAGCTACAGGTCGAGCTGATCGACCGCTTCGGTCTACTGCCAGCCCCGGTGAAGACACTGATGCGCCAGACCCGGTTGCGCCAGCGGGCCGAACGTCTGGGAATCAGCCGGCTCGAGGCCGGTGCCGAGCGTGGCCGCATCATCTTCGCGAGCAGCACAGCCGTTGACCCGATGACGCTGGTAACGCTGATACAGAAAGATCCGCAGCACTATCGACTCGAAGGCGCCGATACGCTGCGCTTCGAGCTTGACATGCAAGACGAAGAGACCCGCTTCCAAGCGCTTGAAACGTTGCTGGAGCGATTGAACAGAAAGACCGAGGCCGCCTGA
- a CDS encoding glyceraldehyde-3-phosphate dehydrogenase, with product MTQQTLDTVFEEWQGSEAIAEEMIPLLGKLYRQYNVVTTLFGRSLINRSVIRILKDHRFVKKVEGTELDVRDTYPLVRAMIDLNLGPAHVDIGKLAVAFKNSAETDPTAYLKRELTEIVGGHDADGHVGEPKDVVLYGFGRIGRILARILIEKAGGGNLLRLRAIVVRGRGDIAKDLEKRASLLRRDSVHGPFAGSISIDVENSALIANGNYIKVIYANSPGEIDYTAYGIDNAIIVDNTGMWRDEEGLSQHLACKGAAKALLTAPGKGDVKNVVFGINHADITSDDRIVSAASCTTNAIVPVLKAINDRYGIEHGHVETVHSYTNDQNLIDNYHKGDRRGRSAPLNMVLTETGAAKAVAKALPELAGKLTGNAIRVPTPNVSMAILNLNLLAECDAQSLNDYLRRMAIHSPMQKQIDYVDSPEVVSSDFVGNRHAGIVDAKATIADGKNAVLYVWYDNEFGYSCQVVRILQHMSNVRFLAFPMDRG from the coding sequence GTGACTCAGCAAACGCTCGATACCGTCTTTGAAGAGTGGCAGGGTAGCGAAGCTATCGCCGAAGAGATGATTCCGTTACTTGGCAAGCTCTATCGCCAATACAATGTAGTTACCACTCTGTTCGGTCGTTCGCTGATCAATCGCTCGGTGATCCGTATCCTCAAGGATCACCGCTTCGTCAAGAAGGTCGAAGGCACCGAGCTCGATGTGCGCGATACCTACCCCCTGGTCAGGGCAATGATCGATCTCAACCTGGGGCCGGCTCACGTCGATATCGGCAAGCTGGCGGTGGCGTTCAAGAATAGCGCAGAAACCGATCCCACGGCTTATCTCAAGCGCGAGCTGACCGAGATCGTCGGTGGGCATGATGCCGACGGTCATGTGGGCGAGCCAAAGGATGTCGTGCTCTACGGTTTCGGGCGCATTGGCCGCATCCTGGCGCGCATCCTGATCGAGAAGGCGGGAGGCGGCAATCTGCTGCGTCTGCGGGCCATCGTGGTACGTGGCCGTGGCGATATCGCCAAGGATCTCGAGAAGCGTGCCAGCCTGTTGCGTCGTGACTCCGTCCATGGCCCCTTCGCCGGGTCGATCAGCATCGATGTCGAGAACAGCGCCCTGATCGCCAACGGCAACTACATCAAGGTGATCTACGCCAACTCGCCTGGCGAAATCGATTACACGGCCTACGGCATCGATAACGCCATCATCGTCGACAACACCGGCATGTGGCGCGACGAGGAGGGCCTGAGCCAGCATCTGGCCTGCAAGGGGGCAGCCAAGGCCCTGCTGACGGCGCCAGGCAAGGGTGACGTCAAGAACGTGGTGTTCGGCATCAATCATGCCGACATCACCAGCGACGATCGCATCGTTTCCGCCGCCTCGTGTACCACCAACGCCATCGTGCCTGTGCTCAAGGCGATCAATGATCGTTACGGCATCGAACATGGTCATGTCGAGACGGTGCACTCCTACACCAACGACCAGAACCTGATCGACAACTACCACAAGGGCGACCGCCGCGGGCGCAGCGCGCCGCTCAACATGGTGTTGACCGAGACCGGAGCAGCCAAGGCGGTCGCCAAGGCGTTGCCGGAGCTCGCCGGCAAGCTGACGGGCAATGCCATCCGCGTGCCGACGCCCAATGTCTCGATGGCGATTCTCAATCTGAACCTGCTGGCCGAATGCGATGCGCAGAGCCTCAACGACTATCTGCGTCGCATGGCGATCCACTCGCCGATGCAGAAGCAGATCGACTACGTCGACTCACCGGAAGTGGTGTCATCGGATTTCGTCGGCAACCGACATGCCGGTATCGTCGATGCCAAGGCCACCATCGCCGATGGCAAGAACGCCGTGCTCTACGTCTGGTACGACAACGAATTCGGTTACAGCTGTCAGGTAGTACGCATCCTGCAGCACATGTCCAACGTCAGATTCCTCGCCTTCCCCATGGATCGCGGCTGA
- a CDS encoding Na(+)-translocating NADH-quinone reductase subunit A — translation MIEVKKGLDLPITGSPEQRIEDARPVRHVAILGNDYVGMKPTMEVREGDSVKRGQLLFTDKKIDGVRFTAPAGGEVIAINRGEKRRLLSVVIKVAEGEEPVETYTAHGAGSLASLDRRVVVEQLVESGLWTALRTRPFSRTPALDALPSAIFVTAIDTHPLAADPAVVIDEQPEAFANGLKVLTRLTEGRVFLCKAPDAQLPGGDIEGVQIESFSGLHPAGLVGTHIHYLAPVALHRHVWHIGYQDVIAFGKLFAEGVLDVSRVVALTGPRAEKPRLVRTRLGASTEELLAGEVIEPDDTRVISGSVFSGFTAEGNLRYLGRFNNQITLLEEGNKRAFMGWLSPGTNRHSILGIYVSRFLGLTKYAPSTSTNGSERAMVPVGSYEAVMPLDILPTQLLRSLIVGDIEAAMDLGCLELDEEDLALCTYVCPGKYEYGPILRDNLSMIEKEA, via the coding sequence ATGATCGAAGTCAAGAAAGGCCTGGATCTCCCCATCACGGGGTCACCCGAGCAGCGCATCGAAGATGCGCGCCCGGTGCGCCATGTGGCAATTCTGGGTAATGACTATGTCGGCATGAAACCCACCATGGAGGTCCGCGAGGGCGATAGCGTCAAGCGTGGACAGCTGCTTTTTACCGACAAGAAGATCGATGGAGTGCGCTTCACCGCGCCTGCGGGTGGAGAGGTGATCGCGATCAATCGCGGCGAGAAGCGTCGCCTGCTGTCGGTGGTGATCAAGGTCGCCGAGGGTGAAGAGCCGGTCGAGACCTATACCGCGCATGGTGCAGGCAGCTTGGCCAGTCTAGACCGCCGGGTCGTGGTGGAGCAGCTCGTCGAGTCCGGGCTGTGGACGGCGCTGCGTACGCGTCCCTTTTCACGCACGCCGGCACTTGATGCCTTGCCGTCAGCCATCTTCGTTACCGCGATCGATACCCATCCACTCGCTGCCGACCCGGCAGTGGTGATCGATGAACAGCCAGAGGCGTTCGCCAATGGCTTGAAAGTGCTGACTCGCCTGACCGAAGGTCGTGTCTTTCTCTGCAAGGCACCCGATGCCCAGCTGCCCGGTGGCGATATCGAGGGAGTGCAGATCGAAAGCTTCTCCGGTCTACATCCCGCCGGCCTGGTAGGGACGCACATCCATTATCTCGCACCGGTCGCGCTGCATCGTCATGTCTGGCACATTGGCTATCAGGACGTGATCGCTTTCGGCAAGCTGTTTGCCGAGGGTGTTCTGGATGTCAGCCGTGTCGTCGCCCTGACTGGGCCGCGCGCCGAGAAGCCGCGTCTGGTTCGTACCCGGCTGGGCGCGAGCACCGAAGAGCTGTTGGCAGGTGAGGTGATCGAACCCGACGACACACGCGTGATCTCCGGCTCGGTGTTCTCCGGTTTTACGGCCGAAGGCAATCTTCGCTACCTGGGGCGCTTCAACAACCAGATCACACTGCTCGAAGAGGGCAACAAGCGTGCTTTCATGGGGTGGCTTTCACCTGGTACCAACCGACATTCGATCCTGGGGATCTATGTCTCGCGCTTCCTTGGGCTGACCAAGTATGCGCCGTCGACGTCGACCAACGGTTCCGAGCGTGCCATGGTGCCGGTCGGTAGTTATGAGGCGGTAATGCCGCTGGATATCCTGCCCACGCAACTGCTGCGTTCACTGATCGTCGGCGATATCGAAGCGGCGATGGATCTGGGTTGCCTGGAGCTGGACGAAGAGGACCTCGCCCTGTGCACCTACGTGTGCCCTGGCAAGTACGAGTACGGTCCCATCCTGCGTGACAACCTCTCCATGATCGAGAAAGAGGCTTGA
- a CDS encoding NADH:ubiquinone reductase (Na(+)-transporting) subunit B translates to MMSIRQTLDRLEPHFHKGGKYEKFYPLYEAVDTIFYAPPSVTKTTAHVRDGVDLKRIMITVWACTFPAMFFGMWNAGWQANVAISEGYSSMGSWREAIMMMLAAGHEPGSLWANFVLGATYFLPIYLVTFVVGGFWEVLFAVRRGHEVNEGFFVSSVLYALILPATIPLWQVALGITFGIVIGKEIFGGTGKNFLNPALTGRAFLYFAYPAQISGDAVWVAADGFTGATPLSLAFQDGMAAVTEQYSWWDAFLGFIPGSVGETSALAILIGAAILLWTRIASWRIMLGTFLGMVATSALFNLIGSDTNPMFQMAWYWHFVLGGFAFGMVFMATDPVSASMTNQGRLLFGALIGIMTVLIRVANPAFPEGIMLAILFANLFAPLIDHFFVQANIKRRKQRSGVPMAEESA, encoded by the coding sequence ATGATGAGTATTCGGCAGACACTCGACCGTCTCGAACCGCACTTCCACAAGGGGGGCAAGTACGAGAAGTTCTACCCCCTCTATGAGGCCGTCGACACGATTTTCTATGCGCCTCCCAGCGTGACCAAGACCACCGCCCACGTGCGTGACGGGGTCGATCTCAAACGCATCATGATCACGGTATGGGCTTGTACCTTCCCTGCGATGTTCTTCGGCATGTGGAATGCCGGCTGGCAGGCCAACGTGGCGATATCCGAGGGTTACTCCTCGATGGGCAGCTGGCGCGAAGCGATCATGATGATGCTTGCCGCCGGGCACGAGCCGGGCAGTCTCTGGGCCAATTTCGTGCTGGGGGCGACCTACTTCCTGCCTATCTATCTGGTGACCTTCGTGGTCGGCGGCTTCTGGGAAGTCCTGTTCGCGGTACGCCGCGGTCATGAAGTCAACGAAGGCTTCTTCGTCTCCTCGGTGCTCTATGCCCTCATCCTGCCGGCCACCATTCCGTTGTGGCAGGTCGCGCTGGGCATCACCTTCGGTATCGTGATCGGCAAGGAGATCTTTGGTGGCACCGGCAAGAACTTCCTCAACCCGGCGCTGACCGGTCGTGCCTTTTTGTACTTCGCCTACCCTGCGCAGATCTCTGGCGATGCGGTGTGGGTGGCCGCCGATGGCTTTACCGGCGCCACGCCGCTGTCGCTGGCCTTCCAGGATGGCATGGCGGCAGTGACCGAGCAGTACAGCTGGTGGGACGCCTTCCTCGGCTTCATACCGGGCTCGGTTGGCGAGACCTCGGCACTGGCCATTCTGATCGGGGCTGCAATACTGCTCTGGACGCGCATTGCTTCGTGGCGAATCATGCTAGGCACTTTCCTTGGCATGGTCGCGACCAGTGCGCTGTTCAATCTGATAGGCTCGGATACCAATCCGATGTTCCAGATGGCCTGGTACTGGCACTTCGTACTCGGCGGCTTCGCCTTCGGCATGGTGTTCATGGCCACCGATCCGGTATCCGCCTCCATGACCAATCAGGGGCGGCTGCTGTTCGGTGCCTTGATCGGTATCATGACGGTGCTGATTCGCGTCGCCAACCCGGCCTTCCCGGAAGGGATCATGCTGGCGATCCTGTTCGCCAACCTGTTCGCTCCGCTGATCGACCATTTCTTTGTCCAGGCCAACATCAAGCGTCGCAAGCAGCGTAGCGGCGTACCCATGGCCGAGGAGAGCGCCTGA
- a CDS encoding Na(+)-translocating NADH-quinone reductase subunit C yields MAASSNNSIKKILIVAFALCIVCSVVVSTAAVALRPQQQANQEIDRKTNILRVAGVLDRNEDIDTQFAAFTPRVVELETGEYSDQFDPETYDGFAYRRDPAVSRTLSGERDIAGLTRREDYATVYLLGDPDDPEQIILPIRGQGLWGLMRGFLSLEGDGNTIVGITYYEHGETPGLGGEVDNPRWQAQWPGKVVFSDEDSVTPDIRLVKGAATGESEVDALSGATLTSNGVTNMLQFWLSPEGFGEYLARFRDQVDPEDAAEATPDFDVEGA; encoded by the coding sequence ATGGCAGCAAGCAGCAACAACTCCATCAAGAAGATCCTGATCGTAGCCTTCGCCCTGTGCATCGTCTGCTCGGTAGTGGTGTCGACCGCTGCCGTGGCGTTGCGCCCGCAGCAGCAGGCCAATCAGGAAATCGACCGCAAGACCAATATCCTGCGTGTGGCCGGTGTGCTGGATCGCAACGAGGATATCGATACCCAGTTCGCCGCCTTCACACCGCGTGTGGTCGAGCTGGAAACGGGGGAGTACAGCGATCAGTTCGACCCCGAGACTTACGATGGCTTCGCCTATCGTCGCGATCCGGCGGTCTCGCGCACCTTGTCGGGCGAGCGCGATATCGCTGGACTGACGCGTCGAGAGGACTACGCTACCGTCTATCTGCTGGGTGACCCCGATGACCCCGAGCAGATCATCCTGCCGATTCGCGGCCAGGGGTTATGGGGCTTGATGCGTGGTTTCTTGTCCCTTGAAGGGGATGGCAATACCATTGTCGGTATCACTTACTATGAGCATGGCGAAACGCCAGGGCTTGGGGGGGAAGTGGACAATCCGCGCTGGCAGGCCCAGTGGCCTGGCAAGGTGGTGTTCTCCGATGAGGATAGCGTCACGCCCGATATCCGACTGGTGAAAGGAGCGGCGACTGGCGAAAGTGAAGTCGATGCGCTCTCCGGTGCCACCCTGACCAGCAACGGTGTCACCAACATGTTGCAGTTCTGGCTGAGTCCGGAAGGGTTCGGTGAGTATCTGGCCCGTTTCCGCGATCAAGTCGATCCGGAAGATGCCGCTGAAGCTACCCCCGACTTCGACGTAGAAGGAGCCTAA
- a CDS encoding NADH:ubiquinone reductase (Na(+)-transporting) subunit D has protein sequence MAAITPKGVLVTPIFKNNPIALQILGICSALAVTTTMSVTLVMCIAVIAVTAFSNLFVSLIRNHIPSSIRIIVQMTIIASLVIVVDQVLKAYAYDMSRQLSVFVGLIITNCIVMGRAEAFAMQNGPGLSFLDGIGNGIGYGLILMVVAFFRELFGSGSLFGFTLLPAVQDGGWYVPNGLMLLPPSAFFIIGLFIWALRALNPEQIEANEFKMKHNTEPKEAV, from the coding sequence ATGGCCGCAATCACTCCCAAAGGCGTTCTCGTTACGCCGATCTTCAAGAACAACCCGATCGCCTTGCAGATTCTGGGCATCTGTTCCGCTCTGGCCGTCACGACCACCATGAGCGTGACGCTGGTCATGTGTATCGCGGTAATCGCGGTCACGGCCTTTTCCAACCTGTTCGTATCGTTGATACGCAATCACATCCCATCGTCGATTCGTATCATCGTGCAGATGACCATCATCGCCTCGCTGGTCATCGTGGTCGATCAGGTGCTCAAGGCCTACGCCTACGACATGTCCCGGCAGCTTTCGGTCTTCGTCGGCCTGATCATCACCAACTGTATCGTCATGGGACGCGCCGAAGCCTTCGCCATGCAGAACGGGCCGGGGCTGTCGTTCCTCGACGGCATCGGCAACGGTATCGGCTATGGACTGATCCTGATGGTCGTTGCCTTCTTCCGCGAACTGTTCGGCTCGGGCAGCCTGTTCGGCTTCACCCTGCTGCCTGCGGTACAGGATGGTGGCTGGTACGTGCCCAATGGCTTGATGCTGCTTCCACCCTCGGCGTTCTTCATCATCGGTCTGTTCATCTGGGCCCTGCGCGCGCTCAACCCCGAGCAGATCGAGGCCAACGAGTTCAAGATGAAGCACAACACCGAACCGAAGGAGGCCGTGTAA
- the nqrE gene encoding NADH:ubiquinone reductase (Na(+)-transporting) subunit E, with protein MEHYLSLFIASVFVENMALAFFLGMCTFLAVSKKVASAFGLGIAVVVVLTITVPVNNIILGFLLAEGALTWTGIPGAENIDLSFLGLLSYIGVIAALVQILEMFLDKFVPALYNALGVFLPLITVNCAILGGTLFMVERNYNFAESVVYGAGAGVGWGLAITALAGIRERLKYSDVPAGLQGLGITFITVGLMSLGFMSFSGIQI; from the coding sequence ATGGAACACTATCTGAGCCTATTCATCGCCTCGGTGTTCGTCGAGAACATGGCCCTGGCGTTTTTCCTGGGCATGTGTACCTTCCTTGCCGTCTCCAAGAAGGTCGCCTCGGCGTTTGGCCTGGGTATCGCGGTGGTAGTGGTGCTGACCATCACCGTGCCGGTCAACAACATAATCCTGGGATTTCTGCTCGCCGAAGGCGCGCTGACCTGGACCGGCATTCCAGGAGCCGAGAACATCGACCTGTCATTCTTGGGCCTGCTCTCCTATATCGGCGTCATCGCCGCCCTGGTGCAGATACTGGAGATGTTCCTCGATAAGTTCGTGCCGGCGCTCTACAACGCGCTGGGCGTGTTCCTGCCGCTGATCACGGTGAACTGCGCGATTCTTGGCGGCACCCTATTCATGGTCGAGCGTAACTACAACTTCGCCGAGTCGGTCGTCTATGGCGCCGGTGCCGGGGTTGGCTGGGGGCTTGCGATTACTGCGCTGGCGGGGATTCGCGAACGCCTGAAGTACAGCGATGTGCCGGCTGGCCTGCAGGGGCTGGGTATCACTTTCATTACCGTGGGTCTGATGTCGCTGGGCTTCATGTCCTTCTCCGGCATCCAGATCTGA